AGGCCGGACACGTGAGCGGCAAGATCATCAAGGTTCACACGAAAGACTTCGACTACAAGGGACACACGCACCACGCCAGCAAGGACGGGCCGCAATACGCGATCAAGAGCGACAAGTCAGAACACATCGCCGCGCACAAGGGATCAGCGCTGCACAGGATCGCTTGAAAAATGCAGCGCTCACCGTGGACGAGCCGCGATGCCGGGGCTCGAAAACCATGGGTTCGACGATTTGGACCATAGGCCATT
The sequence above is drawn from the Burkholderiales bacterium genome and encodes:
- a CDS encoding DUF2945 domain-containing protein gives rise to the protein MTGKFKVGDHVGWNSEAGHVSGKIIKVHTKDFDYKGHTHHASKDGPQYAIKSDKSEHIAAHKGSALHRIA